One part of the Cyclobacteriaceae bacterium genome encodes these proteins:
- a CDS encoding penicillin acylase family protein: MKRFGFLLLLFIVGCAPRPKKATLEINGLISVVEVMRDEHGVNHIFATNEHDLFFAQGYCAAKDRLFQFELWRRQASGTVAEILGERELQRDIGARLFKYRGNLKTELNHYHPRGESIIQAFTDGINAFIAQTENDPELLSPEFKLLGITPGFWTPDLVISRHQGLLGNLTDELAIARSVILLGKEKVKDVKVFEPGEPELTLDGAIEPQGLFENVIGPYEAFRKPITFTPNDVIAHSNRDMRLFNALVVEDQRRYEEMNSAEHRTIGSNNWIVTGEKSITGFPLLANDPHRAVAVPSLRYMVHLNAPGWNVVGGGEPTIPGISIGHNDYGAWGLTIFNIDGEDLMVYEINPRNPNQYKYKNGWEEMTLIKDTIRVKGSADVYVTHQYTRHGPVTFVDQKRNKAYAVRCAWLEPGGAPYLASLRMNTATTWEEFREACTYSHIPGENMIWADKTGNTGWQVVGIAPVRKNWSGLVPVPGDGRFEWDGYLPVKQLPHLHNPEKKFWATANENLVPENYEYRNSVGWEWADSSRAIRINAVLAENKKFSVADMQKLQFDYFSIPASELVPYLKNLTFPDRKLDSLRKIVTQWNFVLDKNSVEAGIYFAWEKQLRERAHPLFVPAKAQQWIKTVPVKKLIHWIKSDRPELNGRDTFMAICFTEAVKNLRVKLGADEKKWNYGQPLYHHVLIKHVLSNALNDSLQKIFNCGPLPRGGSGSTPGVTSNNDNQSHGATFRMIADLSDWDNTSFTNAPGQSGDIRSPFYNNLFSGWANDEHFMVPFSKEKIKAMAKETTFFKPKRQ, translated from the coding sequence ATGAAGCGTTTTGGGTTTTTACTGCTGTTATTCATTGTTGGATGTGCTCCCCGTCCAAAAAAGGCAACACTTGAAATCAACGGACTTATCAGTGTGGTTGAGGTAATGCGGGATGAGCATGGTGTTAATCATATTTTCGCCACTAACGAACACGACTTGTTTTTTGCACAAGGTTATTGTGCCGCTAAAGACCGACTCTTCCAATTTGAACTGTGGCGCAGACAGGCCTCAGGCACCGTTGCCGAAATACTGGGTGAGCGTGAACTACAACGCGATATTGGTGCACGCCTTTTTAAGTACAGGGGCAACCTGAAAACCGAACTAAACCATTACCACCCGCGTGGCGAGTCTATTATTCAGGCTTTTACTGATGGCATCAATGCCTTTATCGCACAAACAGAGAATGACCCCGAACTGCTCTCACCCGAATTCAAACTGCTTGGTATCACTCCGGGCTTTTGGACACCCGACCTGGTTATCTCACGCCATCAAGGTTTATTGGGCAACCTGACTGATGAACTGGCTATTGCACGCTCGGTAATTTTACTGGGCAAAGAAAAAGTCAAAGACGTAAAGGTATTTGAACCTGGCGAGCCAGAACTTACACTTGATGGAGCAATTGAGCCACAAGGACTTTTCGAAAATGTTATCGGGCCCTATGAAGCTTTCCGCAAACCCATAACATTCACACCCAACGATGTGATAGCGCATAGTAATCGTGATATGCGCCTATTCAATGCGCTTGTTGTGGAGGATCAGCGTAGATATGAAGAAATGAACTCTGCCGAGCACCGAACCATTGGCAGCAACAACTGGATTGTTACGGGAGAAAAATCAATCACCGGCTTTCCATTGCTGGCAAACGATCCCCATCGGGCTGTTGCAGTCCCTTCGTTACGCTATATGGTGCACCTGAATGCCCCCGGCTGGAATGTAGTAGGTGGTGGTGAACCCACCATACCCGGTATATCCATAGGCCATAATGATTATGGCGCATGGGGTTTAACTATTTTCAACATTGATGGCGAAGACCTGATGGTTTATGAAATCAATCCACGCAACCCAAACCAATACAAATACAAAAACGGTTGGGAGGAGATGACTTTAATTAAAGACACCATTCGGGTAAAAGGATCGGCTGATGTTTACGTAACACACCAATACACGCGGCATGGACCGGTAACCTTTGTTGATCAAAAACGAAACAAAGCTTATGCTGTACGTTGCGCCTGGCTTGAGCCGGGCGGTGCTCCATACCTGGCAAGCCTGCGCATGAATACTGCCACTACATGGGAAGAGTTCCGCGAAGCTTGCACGTACAGCCACATTCCTGGGGAAAATATGATTTGGGCTGACAAAACCGGAAACACAGGTTGGCAAGTTGTGGGTATTGCGCCTGTAAGAAAAAACTGGAGTGGCTTAGTGCCGGTGCCGGGCGATGGCCGATTTGAATGGGATGGCTACCTGCCGGTGAAGCAACTTCCACACCTCCATAATCCTGAAAAAAAATTCTGGGCAACCGCTAATGAAAACCTGGTACCTGAAAATTATGAATACAGGAATTCAGTAGGTTGGGAATGGGCCGACAGTAGTCGTGCCATACGGATAAATGCAGTATTGGCCGAAAATAAAAAATTCAGTGTGGCGGATATGCAAAAACTTCAATTTGATTATTTCTCCATTCCGGCCAGCGAACTTGTTCCTTATTTGAAAAATTTAACTTTTCCTGATCGCAAACTTGATAGCCTAAGAAAAATTGTAACACAGTGGAATTTTGTGCTCGATAAAAATTCGGTTGAAGCAGGTATATATTTTGCCTGGGAAAAGCAATTGCGGGAACGTGCACACCCTCTTTTTGTTCCTGCTAAGGCACAGCAATGGATTAAAACAGTACCCGTAAAAAAATTAATTCACTGGATCAAATCCGATCGGCCAGAACTTAATGGCAGGGATACTTTTATGGCCATTTGCTTTACCGAAGCTGTAAAAAACCTTCGTGTGAAATTAGGTGCTGACGAGAAAAAATGGAATTACGGCCAGCCCTTATACCACCATGTATTAATAAAACATGTACTTAGTAATGCCTTAAATGATTCGCTCCAAAAAATATTTAATTGTGGGCCTCTGCCACGCGGGGGCTCGGGCTCAACGCCCGGTGTAACCAGCAACAACGATAACCAAAGCCATGGCGCAACCTTTCGTATGATTGCCGATTTATCTGATTGGGACAATACTTCCTTTACCAACGCGCCCGGTCAAAGTGGTGATATCAGAAGCCCGTTTTATAACAACCTCTTTAGCGGTTGGGCTAACGATGAACATTTTATGGTTCCTTTTTCGAAGGAAAAAATTAAAGCGATGGCCAAGGAAACAACGTTCTTTAAACCAAAAAGGCAATAA
- a CDS encoding DUF2892 domain-containing protein, producing the protein MKKNMGNTDKAIRIVLAIVFAALYFTNTVTGTLGLILLILGAVFVLTSLVSFCPLYAIVGLNTCTTNKTTS; encoded by the coding sequence ATGAAAAAGAACATGGGAAATACCGACAAAGCCATACGCATTGTGTTGGCTATTGTATTTGCTGCTTTGTATTTCACAAACACAGTAACTGGTACACTTGGTTTAATACTGTTGATTTTAGGTGCCGTGTTTGTGCTCACCAGCCTGGTGAGTTTCTGCCCGCTTTATGCAATTGTGGGGCTTAACACCTGCACAACGAACAAAACAACAAGCTAA
- a CDS encoding amidohydrolase — protein MRILLSTSLLSLTILAAAQVIKPKDLATVKRNATDRLDKQYGQYKQSALNIWEYAEVGYKEYKSAAELTTLLSKNGFAMAEGVAGIPTAFVATYGSGSPVIGILAEYDALPGLSQKAVPEKSPDPSRKAGHACGHHLFGVASVAAAIELKETMQKTGLKGTIKVFGTPAEEGGSGKVYMVREGLFNGVDVVMHWHPSSRNAANPSSSLANVSAKFRFHGVSAHAAGAPEKGRSALDAVEAMNYMVNMMREHIPSDTRIHYVITRGGEAPNVVPDYAEVYYYARHPKRDVLAEIFGRIQKIAEGAAMGTETRMEMEIIGGVYDLLPNEVLAKLMHQNLTLVGGVNYSADEVEWAKKIQQTLIGPSQPAIVTAGQVEPYKVDASGSGGSTDVGDVSYVVPTVGLGTATWVPGTPAHSWQAVACGGTDIGIKGMMVAAKTLALTGIDLFNDPAQIQKAKEEYQKRIGPNFKYSALLGDRKPALDYRD, from the coding sequence ATGCGTATACTTTTATCGACCTCACTTCTCAGCCTAACTATTTTGGCTGCTGCTCAGGTAATAAAACCAAAGGACCTGGCAACTGTAAAAAGAAACGCCACTGATCGGTTGGATAAGCAATATGGTCAATACAAGCAGTCAGCTTTGAATATCTGGGAATACGCAGAAGTTGGTTACAAGGAGTACAAAAGTGCAGCCGAGTTGACGACCCTGCTTTCAAAAAATGGTTTTGCAATGGCAGAGGGAGTTGCAGGTATACCTACTGCTTTTGTTGCCACGTATGGATCAGGCAGCCCGGTTATTGGTATACTGGCAGAGTACGATGCCCTTCCGGGGTTATCGCAAAAAGCAGTTCCGGAGAAAAGCCCTGATCCTTCGCGCAAGGCCGGCCATGCCTGTGGGCACCATTTATTTGGGGTGGCATCTGTTGCGGCTGCCATTGAATTAAAGGAAACGATGCAGAAAACCGGATTAAAAGGAACGATTAAAGTTTTTGGAACACCCGCTGAAGAAGGTGGATCGGGAAAAGTTTATATGGTGCGCGAAGGACTTTTTAATGGCGTTGATGTGGTGATGCACTGGCACCCCAGCAGCCGTAATGCAGCTAACCCATCCTCATCGTTGGCGAATGTATCGGCTAAGTTCCGGTTTCATGGTGTTTCTGCCCATGCAGCAGGTGCACCTGAAAAAGGCAGGTCAGCGTTGGATGCAGTGGAAGCTATGAATTACATGGTAAATATGATGCGCGAGCACATACCTTCCGATACGCGCATTCATTATGTGATAACACGAGGTGGTGAAGCACCTAATGTTGTGCCCGACTATGCTGAAGTTTACTATTATGCCCGTCATCCGAAGCGCGATGTGTTGGCCGAAATTTTTGGTCGGATTCAGAAAATTGCAGAGGGCGCAGCAATGGGAACTGAAACCCGGATGGAAATGGAGATTATCGGAGGTGTTTATGACCTGCTTCCCAACGAAGTGTTGGCAAAGCTGATGCATCAAAACCTAACCCTGGTGGGGGGTGTAAATTATTCAGCCGATGAAGTTGAGTGGGCTAAGAAAATCCAGCAAACCCTGATCGGCCCATCGCAACCCGCTATCGTAACGGCAGGCCAAGTTGAACCTTATAAAGTTGATGCTTCCGGCAGCGGTGGTTCAACTGATGTAGGCGATGTAAGTTATGTTGTGCCGACCGTGGGGTTGGGAACAGCAACCTGGGTACCAGGTACACCTGCCCACAGTTGGCAAGCGGTGGCCTGCGGTGGAACCGATATAGGTATTAAAGGAATGATGGTAGCTGCTAAAACACTAGCCCTAACGGGTATTGACCTATTCAACGACCCAGCGCAAATACAAAAAGCCAAAGAAGAGTATCAAAAACGAATTGGCCCCAATTTTAAATACTCCGCTTTGCTGGGCGACAGAAAACCTGCCTTAGATTACCGCGATTAG
- a CDS encoding VTT domain-containing protein has protein sequence MEQNDTPSGFLLRNLFKGLLWFAVIITAYILLESYLEETLSNEINHLAGKKVLLFTIFTVSEIIFGIIPPEFFMILWQHAGDLTEYVINLCILAVISYGAGVLGYYIGYSFTKTGFFKRIKDKYLVQYEYSLRKYGMYLVLVGCITPVPFSAMCMLAGSVQLPFKHFLLVAITRVFRFAAYGWMVWNFPNWFNG, from the coding sequence ATGGAGCAGAACGATACCCCATCCGGCTTTTTACTTCGCAACCTGTTTAAGGGATTACTATGGTTTGCCGTTATAATAACCGCTTATATTTTATTGGAGAGCTACCTCGAAGAAACGCTTTCGAACGAGATCAATCACCTGGCCGGAAAAAAGGTTTTGCTCTTCACCATCTTTACTGTTTCTGAAATTATTTTTGGGATAATCCCACCTGAGTTTTTTATGATCCTGTGGCAACACGCAGGTGATTTAACGGAGTATGTAATTAACCTGTGTATTTTGGCTGTAATATCTTACGGTGCTGGCGTATTGGGCTATTACATTGGTTACAGCTTTACCAAGACAGGTTTTTTTAAACGCATCAAGGATAAGTACCTGGTTCAGTATGAGTATAGCTTAAGAAAGTACGGCATGTACCTGGTACTGGTCGGATGCATCACCCCTGTACCCTTCTCGGCCATGTGCATGTTGGCTGGTTCAGTTCAACTTCCCTTCAAGCATTTTTTGTTGGTGGCGATAACGCGCGTTTTCCGGTTTGCCGCCTACGGCTGGATGGTTTGGAACTTCCCAAACTGGTTTAATGGCTGA
- a CDS encoding PAS domain S-box protein: MQELFQNLPGVIYEYSISEEGGRSFTYISENSIDILGLSAADLRTDSSLFRKILVEEDRASFEESLTESHGKEKVWNWEGRINVKGSVRWIETRSNPLPSSVGIKRKGIIIDITDRKLQEIKRESRYQSLVEKLPLGIGIHVNGEIVMANAYAHTILHVAPGELLGKNVMDFVHPDSKEIVRDRMNRVLAGENLPAIQEQFVTSEGDTVQVEVLAMPYMFKGVPSIQLIVRDITDQLRVQEEIRRNETLFTQLFNNIPMAVVMLDATGKVELVNKGFTSMFGFDLNELKGKNLNDFVVPAELQNEGMDLNNVISAQGIIQVETFRKRKNGERIDVILYGMPIVTDGKVLGIYGVYVDITSHRMMEEELKIRNAELDNFVYKVSHDLRAPLSSVLGLVNLAKLPGNTDDPFDYIRIIGEKITALDHFISDVLSHSKNLKLDVKYDKVDIRNILAKTIEDLNYLEGANDVDFNIEIGVEYFYSDPWRISEIFRNLVSNAIKYRNDQAQKPKVGIEITADDEWVKIRFSDNGIGISQQNLDRIFEMFYRATEQSDGSGIGLYIVKNAVDKLEGSIFVESEVSVGTTFYIDLPNRIGSAMRV, encoded by the coding sequence ATGCAGGAACTATTTCAAAATCTGCCAGGCGTCATCTATGAATATAGCATTAGCGAGGAGGGTGGCAGGTCCTTTACCTACATCAGCGAGAACAGCATTGATATTTTAGGCCTGTCTGCTGCCGACCTGCGTACAGATTCTTCATTGTTCCGAAAGATTTTGGTAGAGGAGGATCGCGCATCCTTTGAAGAGTCTTTAACAGAAAGCCACGGAAAAGAAAAGGTATGGAATTGGGAGGGCCGGATTAACGTAAAGGGTTCGGTGCGTTGGATTGAAACGCGGTCAAACCCCTTACCCTCATCTGTGGGCATCAAGCGTAAGGGAATAATCATCGACATCACAGATCGTAAACTACAGGAGATAAAGCGTGAATCAAGGTATCAATCCCTGGTGGAGAAATTACCGCTTGGTATCGGCATTCATGTAAACGGTGAGATTGTAATGGCCAATGCCTATGCGCATACAATTTTACATGTTGCCCCTGGCGAATTGCTTGGTAAGAATGTGATGGATTTTGTTCATCCCGATAGTAAGGAGATTGTACGGGACAGAATGAATCGGGTGCTGGCCGGTGAAAACTTACCGGCCATACAAGAGCAATTTGTTACCTCCGAAGGCGATACTGTACAGGTTGAGGTGCTCGCTATGCCCTACATGTTTAAAGGAGTTCCCTCCATTCAGCTCATCGTTCGCGACATTACTGACCAACTTCGCGTACAGGAAGAAATCAGGAGAAACGAAACGCTTTTCACACAACTGTTCAATAACATACCCATGGCCGTTGTGATGCTTGATGCAACCGGAAAAGTTGAACTGGTGAATAAGGGCTTTACCAGTATGTTTGGGTTCGATTTGAACGAGCTGAAAGGAAAGAACCTCAATGATTTTGTTGTTCCTGCCGAATTGCAAAATGAGGGCATGGATTTAAACAATGTGATTTCAGCCCAGGGGATAATTCAGGTTGAGACATTCCGTAAGCGAAAAAATGGCGAGCGCATTGATGTGATCTTGTACGGCATGCCAATCGTAACCGATGGAAAAGTATTGGGTATTTATGGTGTATATGTTGACATAACCAGCCACCGGATGATGGAGGAGGAACTGAAAATACGCAATGCCGAGCTTGACAACTTTGTGTATAAAGTTTCGCACGACCTCCGCGCCCCGCTTTCATCTGTACTGGGTTTGGTAAACCTTGCTAAACTGCCCGGCAATACAGACGACCCTTTTGACTACATCAGGATTATTGGCGAAAAGATAACAGCCCTGGATCATTTTATCAGCGATGTGTTGAGCCATTCCAAAAACCTGAAGCTTGACGTTAAGTACGATAAAGTTGATATACGAAATATCCTGGCAAAAACAATTGAAGACCTGAACTACCTGGAAGGGGCAAACGATGTTGATTTTAACATTGAAATTGGTGTGGAATATTTTTATAGCGACCCCTGGAGGATTTCAGAGATATTCAGAAACCTCGTATCCAATGCAATTAAATACCGAAACGATCAGGCACAAAAGCCAAAAGTTGGTATTGAAATTACGGCTGATGATGAATGGGTAAAAATCCGTTTCTCCGATAACGGTATAGGCATTTCACAACAAAACCTTGATCGTATTTTCGAAATGTTTTACAGGGCAACCGAGCAATCCGATGGTTCAGGCATTGGGCTTTATATTGTTAAAAATGCCGTTGATAAGCTGGAAGGCAGTATTTTCGTGGAAAGCGAAGTTAGCGTAGGGACAACATTCTATATTGATTTACCCAATCGCATAGGTTCTGCAATGCGTGTTTAA
- the atpG gene encoding ATP synthase F1 subunit gamma gives MPSLKEVKNRITSVVSTQQITKAMKMVAAAKLRKSQDRILQMRPFAKKMASIFQNLSTAQRDSVSENWFSRAREEKRILIVAISSDRGLCGSFNTNIFKGVLKLIHDKYESQYRQGNVTILSIGKKSEDYFSKRKFAMVASHTDIIARLSFERVAAAADYIMDSYRAGMYDKVEIVYNEFKNVATQILRTEQYLPVQLPQGETKSAEVDYIYQPTQLEIIEGLIPKSLKVQLFKAVLDSNAAENGARMTAMDKATENAGELLKELRLTYNRTRQAAITKEILEIVGGAEALKAS, from the coding sequence ATGCCTAGCTTAAAGGAAGTAAAGAACCGTATTACCTCGGTGGTTTCTACCCAGCAAATCACCAAGGCCATGAAAATGGTGGCTGCTGCGAAGCTGCGCAAGTCGCAAGACAGGATTTTGCAGATGAGGCCTTTTGCCAAAAAGATGGCCTCTATCTTTCAAAATCTTTCAACAGCGCAACGCGATTCTGTTTCTGAAAATTGGTTTAGCCGTGCCCGGGAAGAAAAGAGGATTTTGATCGTGGCCATCAGCTCTGATCGTGGGTTGTGCGGATCTTTCAATACCAACATATTTAAAGGTGTATTGAAGCTTATCCACGATAAGTATGAAAGTCAATATCGTCAGGGTAACGTAACAATCCTTTCTATTGGTAAAAAATCGGAGGACTATTTCAGCAAACGTAAGTTTGCCATGGTAGCCTCCCACACCGATATTATTGCACGGCTTTCCTTTGAGCGTGTAGCGGCCGCAGCCGATTACATTATGGATTCTTATCGGGCAGGTATGTACGATAAGGTTGAAATAGTGTACAATGAATTTAAGAATGTAGCTACTCAAATTTTGCGGACTGAGCAGTATTTGCCGGTACAGCTACCACAAGGGGAAACAAAATCTGCTGAAGTGGATTATATCTATCAGCCAACGCAACTCGAAATTATTGAAGGCCTGATCCCCAAGTCTTTAAAAGTGCAGCTATTTAAAGCTGTATTGGATTCGAATGCAGCCGAAAATGGTGCCCGTATGACGGCCATGGATAAGGCTACAGAAAATGCGGGTGAATTGCTGAAAGAATTAAGGCTAACCTATAACCGCACACGGCAGGCGGCCATTACTAAAGAAATTCTTGAAATTGTTGGCGGTGCAGAAGCACTTAAGGCATCGTAA